One genomic window of Motacilla alba alba isolate MOTALB_02 chromosome 1, Motacilla_alba_V1.0_pri, whole genome shotgun sequence includes the following:
- the GPR12 gene encoding G-protein coupled receptor 12: MNEDLKVNLSWLPQDHVEASSTENASAAGSSLVPAVDPEPELLVNPWDIVLCTSGTLISCENAIVVLIIFHNPSLRAPMFLLIGSLALADLLAGIGLIINFVFAYLLQSEATKLVTIGLIVASFSASVGSLLAITVDRYLSLYYALTYNSERTVTFTYVMLILLWGASICIGLLPVMGWNCLRDESTCSVIRPLTKNNAAVLSVSFLLMFALMLQLYIQICKIVMRHAHQIALQHHFLATSHYVTTRKGVSTLAIILGTFAACWMPFTLYSLIADYTYPSIYTYATLLPATYNSIINPVIYAFRNQEIQKALWLVCCGCIPSNLSQRARSPSDV, translated from the coding sequence ATGAATGAAGATCTGAAGGTTAATTTGAGCTGGCTGCCTCAGGATCATGTAGAAGCCAGCTCTACAGAGAATGCCTCAGCTGCAGGCTCCTCCCTGGTTCCTGCCGTAGACCCTGAGCCAGAGCTTTTGGTAAACCCCTGGGACATTGTCTTGTGTACTTCAGGGACCCTTATCTCCTGCGAAAATGCCATTGTGGTTCTGATCATTTTCCATAACCCCAGTCTTCGCGCCCCCATGTTCCTCCTGATAGGCAGCCTGGCGCTGGCAGATCTCTTAGCAGGCATTGGATTGATCATCAATTTTGTTTTTGCCTACCTTCTGCAGTCAGAAGCTACGAAACTGGTTACGATTGGACTGATTGTTGCCTCTTTCTCAGCATCTGTTGGCAGCTTGCTGGCTATCACTGTTGATCGTTACCTCTCCCTGTATTACGCTCTGACTTACAATTCAGAGAGGACTGTCACTTTTACCTATGTCATGCTTATACTGCTCTGGGGAGCATCTATCTGTATTGGACTGCTGCCTGTAATGGGCTGGAACTGCCTCAGAGATGAATCCACCTGCAGTGTTATCAGACCACTCACTAAAAATAATGCAGCTGTCCTTTCGGTCTCTTTCTTGCTTATGTTTGCCCTCATGCTGCAGCTCTACATTCAGATCTGTAAAATCGTGATGCGCCATGCCCATCAGATTGCCTTGCAACACCATTTCCTGGCCACTTCCCACTATGTGACCACCCGAAAAGGAGTGTCTACTTTGGCCATTATTTTGGGGACCTTTGCTGCTTGCTGGATGCCTTTTACGCTCTATTCTTTAATAGCAGATTACACCTATCCTTCTATATACACCTATGCCACCCTCCTGCCAGCTACCTACAATTCCATCATCAATCCTGTAATATATGCTTTTAGAAACCAGGAGATACAGAAAGCACTTTGGCTCGTCTGTTGTGGCTGTATTCCTTCTAACCTGTCTCAGAGGGCAAGATCACCCAGTGATGTCTGA